CGCGCCGGGCCCGGTGACAACCAGCCCCGGCGGCAGGACGGATCACTCGGGGTACGAGTACTGCGTCTGGGGATTGAGAACGTCCAGCTGGAGCTGCCCGGCCTGGCCCATGCCGGGACCGGTCACCTTCATGACGTCCAGACCGCGCGTGATGTCGCTGGAGTAGACGTAACCGTTGTAGTAGTACGCCGACCAGGAACCACCGAGGGTCAGGTTGTTCTCGTCGATCGGACCGCGGTCGAAGTAGCCGATCTCCCTCGGCTCGGTGGTGTCGGTGAAGTCGAAGATCGACACACCGCCCTGGTACCAGGACTGCACGTAGACGTTGCGGCCCGGAACCGGGATCAGGTTCCCGTTGTGCGCCACGCAGTTCTCGGTGTCGGTCTGGTCGCGCGGGATCTTGTAGTAGCTCCGGAACTCGAGCCCACGCTCGTCCCCGGTGCCGGTGATGTCGTAGATCGCGTTCGCGCCGTGCTTGGGACCGACGTCGTCGTTGCACGTCGGCGCGCCGCCGCTGCCGAGCTCATCGGTGAACAGGACGCTCTCGCCGTCGTTGGTGAACGTCGCCGAGTGGTAGAACGCGAAGTTCGGATCCGCCACCGTGGTGATCACCCGCGGCTCGGCGCGGTCGGAGATGTCCATCAGCGCGCCATCGCCCATGCAGGCACCACCGGCGAGGTCGTGCTCCGGGTAGACCGTGATGTCGTGGCAGCCCGCGGTGCCTGCCGCGCCGCCGTCGGGGAACAGCACCGGCTCGGCGACCACCTTCGCGTCGTCCGGGCTACCGGCCGGGACGTTGATGACCGAGATCGAGTC
The nucleotide sequence above comes from Actinopolyspora erythraea. Encoded proteins:
- a CDS encoding LVIVD repeat-containing protein; translation: MLELRGRRRSRRPLALGLAAAVTGLALIAPSAAARPPGDDVRHSNNVHPVANVPRQGPLEESNHTDLAFYRNYAFQGSYDGFTVYDISKPHKPRTVTQVHCPGGQGDVSVSPDGDLLFLSVDYARTDDTCQSEQGSYEDPSSWEGMRVFDISDKANPRYLKGIKTECGSHTHTMVPGKNTDDLFLYVSSYNPDPAFPNCQPPHDSISVINVPAGSPDDAKVVAEPVLFPDGGAAGTAGCHDITVYPEHDLAGGACMGDGALMDISDRAEPRVITTVADPNFAFYHSATFTNDGESVLFTDELGSGGAPTCNDDVGPKHGANAIYDITGTGDERGLEFRSYYKIPRDQTDTENCVAHNGNLIPVPGRNVYVQSWYQGGVSIFDFTDTTEPREIGYFDRGPIDENNLTLGGSWSAYYYNGYVYSSDITRGLDVMKVTGPGMGQAGQLQLDVLNPQTQYSYPE